The following coding sequences lie in one Alicyclobacillus curvatus genomic window:
- a CDS encoding LysR family transcriptional regulator: MEIRDLTIFDAVAKTGSVTKAAEQLGYVQSNITARIRHLENTLGTALFHRLPRGMTLTPAGETLLSYAEQILHLSTEAEQAVQDSERPSGTLRIGATQTTMATRLPAILAEYHRAFPKVDLSLSTGHTDQLIQAILNYELEAALVTGPVEHPLIEQAAVIEEDLVLVSGSGDMDFPSTGGHLTILPFGEGCLYRKKLEQYLDHIGIQSRKVIELGTLDGILGCVAAGLGVALVPKAVIEMSKYNMATHELPPQFSEVPTVLVRRKDAFQSSALSKFITVVQDSRSNESSLHHDDTSRNM; encoded by the coding sequence GTGGAGATTCGAGACTTGACCATTTTCGATGCGGTAGCGAAGACGGGGAGCGTCACTAAAGCGGCTGAACAATTGGGGTACGTTCAATCGAACATCACAGCTCGCATTCGACACCTAGAGAACACACTCGGCACAGCCCTGTTTCATCGACTCCCACGTGGCATGACGCTCACACCGGCCGGAGAAACGTTACTGAGCTATGCCGAGCAGATCCTTCATCTTTCTACTGAGGCGGAACAAGCGGTACAGGATTCAGAACGACCAAGTGGCACACTTCGTATCGGGGCCACGCAAACAACGATGGCTACCCGCTTACCTGCTATCTTGGCCGAATACCATAGAGCGTTCCCAAAAGTGGACTTATCGTTGAGCACGGGTCATACGGACCAACTCATACAGGCCATTCTGAACTATGAGCTTGAGGCCGCTTTAGTAACCGGACCTGTGGAACATCCACTGATTGAACAAGCAGCCGTGATTGAGGAGGATCTCGTTCTCGTCTCCGGTTCGGGAGACATGGATTTTCCATCTACGGGGGGACACCTCACCATTCTGCCATTCGGAGAGGGTTGCTTGTATCGAAAGAAGCTTGAACAATACCTTGACCACATTGGAATTCAATCTCGGAAGGTGATTGAACTGGGGACGCTAGATGGCATTTTAGGATGCGTTGCCGCTGGTCTCGGTGTTGCTTTGGTTCCGAAAGCTGTCATCGAAATGAGCAAATACAACATGGCTACTCACGAACTCCCGCCACAATTCAGTGAGGTCCCCACTGTCTTGGTGCGGCGCAAGGATGCGTTTCAATCGTCAGCGTTGTCAAAGTTCATCACGGTTGTCCAAGATTCTCGGTCGAACGAGTCATCGCTTCATCACGATGATACCTCACGAAATATGTGA
- a CDS encoding sugar ABC transporter permease: MVDYPTATDTLKQAKRPSALTTERKRAGYTMLLPALIIVCGITLFPIVYSIWMSLNHVTMTTNGYRMQFAGLANYNKMVHAGEFWHSVWFTFYYSVVTVFIELTLGLLIALAIDNVKRLKNVSIVIMLIPWALITVIAAEMWDYIDDATYGVLNAVLQAMHLIPQPYAWLSNATTAVIAMMVADIWKTTPFVVVIILAGLQMISNEYLEAAYIDGANSWQVFWKVTFPLLRGSIALAALFRILQAFGVFDLPFVLTSGGPGTATQSLAILADQVLFQELHIGVGSAVTVATVLIVLAISLVFVSVFRSLVVESEA, translated from the coding sequence ATGGTCGATTATCCGACCGCCACGGACACATTGAAACAGGCGAAGCGGCCATCCGCGTTAACGACCGAACGCAAGCGCGCGGGTTATACGATGTTGCTCCCAGCACTCATTATTGTCTGCGGCATCACCTTATTTCCTATTGTGTACTCCATCTGGATGAGTCTCAACCATGTGACCATGACAACCAACGGCTATCGAATGCAGTTCGCTGGACTGGCCAATTACAACAAGATGGTCCATGCGGGGGAATTTTGGCATAGCGTGTGGTTCACATTTTATTACTCGGTTGTAACGGTATTTATCGAACTGACGCTCGGTCTTTTAATTGCACTCGCCATCGACAACGTCAAGCGATTGAAGAATGTGTCGATTGTCATCATGCTCATCCCGTGGGCACTCATTACCGTAATTGCAGCAGAAATGTGGGATTACATCGACGATGCGACGTACGGTGTCTTGAACGCTGTTCTGCAAGCAATGCATCTCATTCCACAACCGTACGCGTGGTTATCGAATGCGACAACAGCGGTCATCGCGATGATGGTGGCCGATATTTGGAAGACCACGCCATTTGTGGTCGTGATTATTCTGGCAGGCTTACAGATGATTTCAAATGAGTATCTTGAGGCCGCCTACATCGACGGAGCCAATTCGTGGCAAGTCTTCTGGAAGGTGACCTTCCCACTTCTGCGTGGCAGTATTGCACTTGCAGCCCTGTTCCGCATCCTGCAAGCGTTCGGCGTGTTCGATCTGCCGTTCGTGCTGACAAGCGGGGGACCCGGAACCGCAACGCAGTCCCTTGCCATCCTCGCCGACCAAGTGTTGTTTCAGGAGCTGCATATCGGCGTCGGATCGGCCGTGACCGTTGCAACGGTGTTGATTGTACTGGCCATCAGTCTGGTCTTCGTTTCTGTATTCCGTTCGCTTGTTGTGGAGAGTGAAGCCTAA
- a CDS encoding glycosyltransferase family 4 protein produces MRILIWSHAGCHTGFATVTDNLARRFAAMGADCHVLAINYQGDPWPAPYKLYPASKYEKTDVHGLGRLRELHDRLKPDVFFIVNDLGDAEAGKNALGGSFLIPTVLYAPIDGIRLPKSWQRAMQSATKTVLMSRFGERVVREEFGIEAGAIWHGVEHDLVFPVSAGHPIRTVNQGHETLIMNKSDAKRFLNLQDRFVILAANRNASRKNYYDTVRVFAEFHRRHPDALLYIFAVRVDEGGDLQELLEKYDLKPDSVILDSRGDTFIGVPKQYLTLLYNAADVKLSTSTGEGFGLTDAEAVACGVPVVAQDCSATTEVVGPAGLLAPIERHITNYNLVDYALPDLGKIDEALETLYHDDALRNRLGQLGMVHAKQFDWDVAAERFFHIFREVSS; encoded by the coding sequence ATGCGCATTCTCATCTGGTCACATGCAGGTTGTCATACCGGTTTTGCGACTGTAACCGACAATTTAGCACGCCGCTTTGCGGCCATGGGGGCTGATTGTCATGTGTTGGCCATCAACTATCAAGGCGATCCTTGGCCGGCCCCATACAAACTTTATCCCGCCTCGAAGTACGAGAAAACAGACGTCCACGGCCTCGGTCGGCTACGCGAGCTTCATGACCGCTTGAAGCCAGACGTGTTTTTCATCGTGAACGATCTCGGTGATGCAGAAGCCGGAAAGAATGCACTTGGAGGTTCATTTCTGATCCCTACGGTTTTATATGCGCCAATCGATGGAATCCGATTGCCAAAATCATGGCAACGGGCGATGCAGTCGGCCACGAAAACTGTCCTCATGAGCCGCTTCGGTGAGCGCGTGGTGCGTGAGGAGTTTGGTATCGAAGCCGGGGCCATATGGCATGGGGTAGAACATGATTTGGTCTTTCCTGTATCCGCTGGGCATCCGATTCGGACTGTGAATCAAGGTCACGAGACCCTTATCATGAACAAATCCGATGCGAAGCGGTTTCTCAATTTACAGGACCGTTTTGTTATCCTGGCCGCGAATCGAAATGCAAGCCGCAAAAACTACTATGACACTGTGCGGGTCTTTGCCGAGTTTCATCGACGGCATCCAGACGCTCTTTTGTACATATTTGCCGTTCGTGTCGATGAAGGTGGAGATTTACAGGAACTTTTGGAGAAATACGACCTCAAACCGGACTCTGTCATTCTTGATAGCCGTGGAGATACGTTCATAGGAGTACCAAAGCAATACCTGACGTTGCTGTACAATGCCGCCGACGTCAAGCTGTCGACGTCAACGGGGGAAGGATTTGGATTGACCGATGCAGAAGCCGTTGCATGCGGAGTTCCAGTTGTGGCCCAGGATTGCAGTGCTACGACCGAAGTCGTTGGCCCTGCAGGACTACTCGCCCCCATCGAACGGCACATCACAAACTATAATTTGGTAGATTATGCGCTTCCTGACCTTGGAAAGATAGACGAGGCACTTGAAACTCTTTACCATGATGATGCGCTGCGTAATCGACTCGGGCAACTGGGTATGGTGCACGCAAAACAATTTGACTGGGATGTTGCTGCTGAGCGCTTCTTTCACATATTTCGTGAGGTATCATCGTGA
- a CDS encoding ThuA domain-containing protein: MNASIRVTVWNEYRHEQTNEVVRDIYPEGIHNAIATPLSEQGFAVRTATLDEPHHGLTDEVLDSTDVLIWWGHRAHQEVDDAIVEKVVHRVWNGMGLIVLHSGHFSKVFKRLMGTSCDLKWREAGENERLWVVNPSHPIAHGIDQFIDLEHEEMYGEHFDIPTPDELVFVSWFKGGEVFRSGCTFRRGQGKIFYFRPGHETHPTYQNPQVQQVIANAVGWAAPQSGPSPVYGNAKPLEPLDVEGKA; this comes from the coding sequence ATGAATGCATCGATTCGTGTGACCGTTTGGAACGAGTATCGCCACGAACAGACAAACGAGGTGGTCAGGGACATCTACCCGGAGGGCATTCACAATGCCATTGCGACGCCGCTGAGTGAGCAGGGTTTTGCAGTGCGCACCGCGACGCTTGATGAACCTCATCATGGTCTGACAGACGAGGTATTGGATTCTACAGATGTGTTGATTTGGTGGGGGCATCGGGCGCATCAAGAAGTGGATGACGCTATCGTCGAAAAGGTGGTTCACCGGGTATGGAACGGGATGGGCTTGATTGTGCTGCATTCGGGCCACTTCTCGAAAGTTTTTAAGCGCCTGATGGGTACTTCGTGTGATTTGAAGTGGCGTGAAGCCGGCGAAAATGAACGGCTGTGGGTTGTCAATCCGAGCCACCCGATTGCGCATGGCATCGACCAATTTATCGACCTCGAACACGAGGAAATGTACGGGGAACATTTTGATATTCCGACGCCGGATGAACTTGTATTTGTGTCTTGGTTCAAGGGGGGCGAGGTGTTCCGCAGCGGCTGTACCTTCCGTCGTGGGCAGGGCAAGATTTTCTACTTCCGCCCGGGTCACGAGACGCATCCAACCTATCAGAACCCACAGGTCCAGCAGGTGATTGCAAATGCGGTGGGCTGGGCAGCGCCCCAATCGGGTCCGTCTCCCGTATATGGCAATGCGAAGCCACTTGAGCCGCTGGATGTGGAAGGTAAGGCGTAA
- a CDS encoding carbohydrate ABC transporter permease, giving the protein MVKPRWKKVVGYVVLFVFLLLILAPFYWMVITSFKPDLNIASYPPQYVPKHWTFTHYVEAFKKYGFGIYIRNSVIVSTVSMFFVLVFGSMAGFSLARLPVGGRRTILIGLLIVSMFPEIAVVSPLYVMLKSVHWLNSFEALVIPYTAFNLPFAIWILRNYFVQVPTALFEAASVDGAGVFRTFYQIFLPVTTPGLFTAAVFSFVACWTEFLFALVFNSSNSMRTIPVGIALFAGQFSVPYGTIFAGSVVSVVPIVILVILFRKWIVSGLTQGAVKG; this is encoded by the coding sequence ATGGTCAAACCAAGGTGGAAAAAAGTCGTCGGCTATGTCGTGCTGTTTGTCTTCCTCTTGCTGATTCTCGCGCCGTTTTACTGGATGGTCATCACCTCCTTTAAACCAGACTTGAACATTGCCAGTTATCCACCGCAGTACGTTCCGAAACACTGGACGTTTACGCACTATGTGGAAGCCTTCAAGAAATATGGCTTTGGGATTTACATTCGCAACAGCGTGATTGTGTCAACTGTTTCGATGTTCTTTGTGCTGGTGTTCGGAAGCATGGCGGGTTTTTCGCTGGCAAGGCTGCCGGTTGGCGGCAGGCGAACTATTTTAATCGGACTGTTGATTGTTTCAATGTTTCCGGAAATAGCGGTGGTGTCGCCTTTGTACGTGATGCTCAAGAGCGTCCACTGGCTGAACTCGTTTGAAGCGCTCGTCATCCCGTACACGGCCTTCAACCTGCCGTTTGCCATTTGGATTTTGCGCAATTATTTCGTGCAGGTGCCAACCGCGCTGTTTGAAGCTGCATCTGTGGACGGGGCGGGCGTGTTCCGCACGTTCTACCAGATTTTCTTACCTGTCACGACACCGGGTCTCTTCACCGCTGCGGTCTTCTCATTTGTCGCTTGCTGGACAGAATTCCTGTTTGCACTCGTCTTCAATTCGTCGAACTCGATGCGAACCATTCCTGTCGGCATTGCGCTCTTCGCAGGTCAATTCTCAGTCCCGTATGGTACTATCTTCGCGGGATCCGTTGTGTCGGTCGTGCCAATCGTCATCCTCGTGATTCTCTTCCGAAAATGGATTGTGTCCGGCTTGACACAGGGGGCCGTGAAGGGGTAA
- a CDS encoding ABC transporter substrate-binding protein, which translates to MRLKRGVMLATVFVMGSGLVAGCGTSNSNNSTGSTSNNASANSTSSNSPSSNSTASSSSGTTTITWEAGYITHKGMRAALIKAFEQQNPNIKVNLINEPANSTAAVITTTISSGSKTPDVYLGDVIWPAQFGHAGLAQPLNSMFSQSFWSRFAPGLVKGATYQGKIYGAPFFVDTAFLYYRKDLLQKAGISSPPTTWQQLQQDSQLMQKKGLVKYGFVWQGAPYEGLTCNFEEYLADAGGNVLGSNGQPTVNTPQVKQALTFMQSLVQSGVTPKSVTTDQESQSMNVFANGDAAFLRNWSYAWGVANDPTQSKVAGKVGVTILPAFPGQNQHYSTIGGWNMMVNPHSTHMNADQKFIDFVTSQAGQDIIASYGEIPTNSAAATKASQATNASPIFQLLTKLNYRSRPSQTPQYLALSKVIYTNVNGVLAGNESVSSAISQMQSQLKSTIGGGGL; encoded by the coding sequence ATGAGGCTAAAAAGAGGAGTTATGCTTGCTACGGTCTTTGTGATGGGGTCCGGACTGGTTGCTGGTTGTGGAACGTCAAACAGTAACAATTCCACTGGAAGTACAAGTAACAATGCAAGTGCGAACAGTACCTCTTCAAACAGTCCATCTTCGAACAGTACAGCCTCTTCTTCGAGCGGCACAACCACAATCACGTGGGAAGCTGGCTATATCACCCATAAGGGCATGCGTGCCGCCCTCATTAAGGCTTTTGAGCAGCAGAACCCGAACATCAAGGTCAATCTCATCAACGAACCAGCCAACAGCACAGCAGCGGTCATCACGACGACCATCAGCTCAGGCTCGAAAACCCCAGATGTGTACCTCGGAGATGTCATCTGGCCAGCTCAATTTGGACACGCAGGACTGGCACAGCCGCTCAACAGCATGTTCTCCCAGAGCTTCTGGAGCCGTTTCGCACCGGGCCTCGTTAAAGGCGCGACATATCAAGGAAAGATCTACGGGGCACCGTTCTTCGTCGACACGGCCTTTTTATACTATCGCAAAGACCTGCTGCAAAAGGCAGGCATTTCGTCACCGCCGACCACATGGCAACAGCTGCAGCAGGATTCTCAGCTGATGCAGAAAAAGGGTCTCGTCAAGTACGGATTTGTCTGGCAGGGCGCGCCGTATGAAGGATTGACCTGTAACTTTGAAGAGTACCTGGCGGATGCCGGCGGAAACGTGCTCGGGAGCAACGGCCAACCTACGGTTAACACCCCGCAGGTCAAGCAAGCGCTCACATTCATGCAATCCCTTGTGCAAAGCGGTGTGACGCCGAAGTCGGTCACGACGGATCAAGAGAGTCAATCCATGAACGTGTTCGCGAATGGCGATGCAGCCTTCCTCCGCAACTGGAGTTACGCATGGGGTGTAGCTAACGACCCAACTCAGTCCAAAGTGGCGGGCAAAGTCGGAGTCACGATTCTCCCAGCTTTCCCAGGTCAGAACCAGCACTACAGCACAATTGGCGGTTGGAACATGATGGTCAACCCGCATAGCACGCATATGAACGCAGATCAGAAGTTTATCGACTTCGTGACGAGCCAAGCTGGGCAAGACATCATCGCCAGCTACGGTGAAATCCCAACCAACTCAGCGGCTGCGACAAAGGCATCGCAAGCGACCAATGCCAGCCCAATCTTCCAACTACTGACGAAGTTGAACTACCGTTCGCGTCCGTCGCAAACGCCTCAATACCTGGCACTGTCGAAAGTCATCTACACCAACGTCAACGGCGTACTCGCAGGCAATGAGTCGGTCAGCAGCGCCATTAGTCAGATGCAGTCGCAACTCAAGTCGACTATCGGCGGCGGCGGGCTGTAA
- a CDS encoding FkbM family methyltransferase encodes MDTVYLGRGRLLVSLPWSGLRLIIPADDLSLTPDLALYNSWEMPLTRFLLNNVKPGQVAVDAGAHVGYFTVILAGLVGDTGQVHAFEPNPDVYPWLVDNVSINYFSKQVTLNQVGVYSKSGSATLHTYSRYSGTSTIQQPSVQRYRVDEVSGAEIRHVRLDEYLHDVDMIHMIKMDIEGSEFQAFMGLGQMLHEHRVQTVVFEWNPSSLQDDLGPLKAFLTDLLQQGFTLNLLDSSGNPTPIDPNVIFNTTEIIPYIVVTRR; translated from the coding sequence ATGGACACCGTATATCTAGGGCGAGGTCGGTTATTGGTGTCGCTGCCTTGGTCTGGGCTCCGCTTAATCATTCCGGCAGACGACTTAAGTCTGACACCAGACCTCGCGTTGTATAACTCTTGGGAAATGCCACTGACTCGATTTCTGCTGAATAACGTCAAACCCGGCCAAGTTGCAGTGGATGCAGGTGCCCATGTGGGCTATTTCACTGTGATTTTGGCAGGACTCGTTGGGGATACGGGGCAAGTGCACGCATTTGAACCGAATCCGGATGTGTATCCGTGGCTTGTGGATAATGTTTCTATTAACTATTTTTCTAAGCAGGTGACTTTGAATCAAGTCGGCGTGTACTCGAAGTCCGGGTCTGCAACACTCCATACGTACAGCCGTTATTCCGGAACGTCCACGATTCAGCAGCCATCTGTCCAAAGGTATCGTGTGGATGAAGTCAGTGGAGCTGAAATCCGTCATGTCCGATTGGATGAGTATCTTCATGATGTCGATATGATTCACATGATTAAAATGGACATTGAGGGCAGCGAATTTCAAGCGTTCATGGGACTAGGGCAAATGCTTCACGAGCACCGGGTACAAACAGTTGTGTTTGAGTGGAATCCATCCTCACTGCAGGATGACCTCGGACCACTCAAAGCATTTTTGACGGACCTGCTACAACAAGGGTTCACTTTGAACCTGTTGGATTCCTCTGGGAATCCTACGCCAATCGACCCCAATGTTATTTTCAACACCACTGAGATTATCCCGTACATCGTCGTGACGAGAAGATAA
- a CDS encoding LacI family DNA-binding transcriptional regulator, translated as MKSTIRDVAAKANVSITTVSRVLNKPEMVDPDTRLKVHQAIESLDFKPSAIARGLRSAQSNTIGLLVPGIQEFFFDELYEGIQREANEHDVKILLYEAKYSSNLAVEGFTFLRQHEVDGIIFSSHHVNEDYDAVLERLDLPVVLTLTEATGRVKLPAFRTDEIRAMFDVVGYLVSRGHRRIGFIGAETGLARQLRFQGYRQGLAHYGLEFDENAVVNGDFRFNSGYKAMETLLSRQSSNKLTAVCAISDEMAIGAMRYLYDHGLNVPNDMSVVGFDNIRISEMVMPGLTTVAQPFAEIGVRALRTVLQMTEDPAEPGPVGVHYLSHHLVERGSVAHIHDEKV; from the coding sequence ATAAAAAGCACCATCCGTGACGTTGCCGCCAAAGCGAACGTATCCATTACGACTGTGTCTCGTGTTCTCAACAAACCCGAGATGGTAGACCCGGATACGCGGTTAAAAGTTCATCAGGCGATTGAATCTCTGGACTTCAAGCCGAGTGCTATTGCTCGAGGTTTACGGTCCGCGCAATCGAATACCATTGGGCTACTAGTTCCAGGTATTCAGGAGTTTTTCTTTGATGAACTTTACGAAGGCATTCAACGAGAAGCAAACGAACATGACGTAAAAATTCTTCTCTATGAGGCAAAGTACTCTTCGAATTTGGCGGTCGAGGGATTTACGTTTTTGCGACAGCATGAGGTGGATGGAATCATTTTCTCAAGCCACCATGTGAACGAGGATTACGACGCTGTCTTGGAACGACTGGATTTGCCGGTCGTGTTAACCCTGACTGAAGCGACCGGTCGTGTGAAACTTCCTGCCTTCAGAACGGATGAGATTCGGGCGATGTTTGATGTTGTCGGCTACCTCGTATCGAGAGGGCATCGACGGATTGGATTCATCGGCGCAGAGACTGGTCTGGCAAGACAACTGCGTTTTCAGGGATATCGGCAAGGGTTGGCTCACTACGGGCTTGAGTTTGATGAAAACGCGGTAGTGAACGGTGACTTTCGCTTTAACAGCGGTTATAAGGCAATGGAGACTCTTCTATCAAGGCAAAGCAGCAATAAGTTGACGGCGGTTTGTGCCATTAGCGATGAGATGGCAATCGGTGCAATGCGGTACTTGTACGACCATGGACTGAATGTTCCGAATGATATGTCTGTTGTCGGCTTCGATAACATTCGCATCTCGGAGATGGTGATGCCGGGACTGACGACGGTCGCTCAGCCTTTTGCCGAAATTGGCGTGCGGGCTTTACGAACGGTACTGCAGATGACAGAGGATCCCGCTGAACCAGGACCTGTGGGCGTACATTATCTTTCACATCACCTGGTTGAGCGAGGTTCTGTCGCGCACATCCATGATGAAAAGGTTTGA